In Cystobacter fuscus DSM 2262, the genomic window TGAGTTTCAATGGAAAGAGGGAAGGGGAGAGCGCGATGAAATACGCGGACAACTGCACGGTGGTGGACCACCCACTGGTGAAGCACAAGCTGACGCTGATGCGCCGCAAGGACACGAGCACGGCGTCCTTCCGTGCGCTGCTCCAGGAGATCTCCCTGCTGCTCGCCTATGAGGCGACGCGGGATTTGAAGCTGACGGAGGAGACCATCGAGACGCCGATGGCGCAGATGAACGCGCCGGTGCTCGAGGGCAAGAAGCTGGTGCTGGTGGCCATCCTGCGCGCGGGCCAGGGCATCCTGGATGGCATGCTGCAACTGGTGCCGAGCGCCCGCATCGGCCACATCGGCCTGTACCGCGACCCGAAGACGCTCTCGGCGGTGGAGTACTATTACAAGGTGCCCCACCAGCTCTCGGACCGCGACGTCATCGTGTGCGATCCGATGCTCGCCACGGGCAACTCGGCGGTGGCGGCGCTCACCCGCATCAAGCGCAGCAAGCCGGGCAGTCTGCGCTTCATGTGCCTGTTGGCCTGCCCCGAGGGCCTGGCCAACCTGCGCGAGCACCACCCGGACGTGCACGTCATCACCGCCGCGGTGGACGAGAAGCTCAACGAGCACGGCTACATCGTGCCGGGCCTGGGCGACGCGGGCGACCGGCTCTTCGGCACCCGCTAGCCGCCGGGGCAGGGCGGGCCCTGGCTCCCGCCCGCTCGAGCCGCCGGGACTACTCCGCCGTGCTGGAGGAGGCCTCGGGCCTGGCGGCCTGCTCGCGCACGCGCAGCGAGCCCACCAGCGAGTCGATCCACCGGTGGCTGATGCCGTAGTTCTTGTCCGGGCAGGCGAAGTGGTGCGCCATGTGGTGCGCCCGCAGGGCCTTGCCCCAGGCCGTCCACGGCTTCTTGTAGTGCACCGCCCAGTGCAGGTAGTCGTACGCGAGGTAGCCCGCGACGATGCCGACGAAGTAGGGAATGGTGGCGTCCGGCCGGCCCACCAGCCACAACAGCCCGGCGATCACGATGGCCAGCGGGATGCTCGCGCCCAGCGGCATCACCAACCGCTGCGGATCATCCGGGTACGTGTGGTGGTAGCCATGGATGATGGCGTGGAAGCGCCGGGTGAGCGGACCGTTGCCCTCCCAGTGGAAGAGGTGGCGGTGCAGCGTGTACTCCATGAAGCACCACGTGAGGTAGCCCAGGGGGGCGAACAGGAGGACCTGTTTCACCTGGGTCGTCCCGCTCCACAGGGCCCAGGCCAACAGGCCCGAGATGAGCGGGATGTAGAAGGCGAAGGGGGTGGCGGGATGGATCTTCGAAGCGGCTTCGAGGAAGTCGTTCTCGAACATCCTCGCGGAGGCATGACGCTCGTACTCGGTCTTCATGGGCGTACCAGCAGGGAAGATGGAAGGTCGGGGGCGGTCAGCCCCCGGCCAAAACACCGCCATCCTCCTTATAAGGCCCGGGGTCAAGGGGGCTCGTGACGAAACGGGGGGGAGGGCCGCCTGGCCGGAAGGTGTCTCCCACTGAGCATCGGGCCACGGCATCCTGGCGTCCAGGAGGCAGGGATGACCGGACGCGGGGCGTGGCTCGTCGTGGACGTGGTGGGGGTGGCGGGGGTGGACACCCTCGGAGCGCTCCTT contains:
- the upp gene encoding uracil phosphoribosyltransferase, whose translation is MKYADNCTVVDHPLVKHKLTLMRRKDTSTASFRALLQEISLLLAYEATRDLKLTEETIETPMAQMNAPVLEGKKLVLVAILRAGQGILDGMLQLVPSARIGHIGLYRDPKTLSAVEYYYKVPHQLSDRDVIVCDPMLATGNSAVAALTRIKRSKPGSLRFMCLLACPEGLANLREHHPDVHVITAAVDEKLNEHGYIVPGLGDAGDRLFGTR
- a CDS encoding sterol desaturase family protein, which translates into the protein MKTEYERHASARMFENDFLEAASKIHPATPFAFYIPLISGLLAWALWSGTTQVKQVLLFAPLGYLTWCFMEYTLHRHLFHWEGNGPLTRRFHAIIHGYHHTYPDDPQRLVMPLGASIPLAIVIAGLLWLVGRPDATIPYFVGIVAGYLAYDYLHWAVHYKKPWTAWGKALRAHHMAHHFACPDKNYGISHRWIDSLVGSLRVREQAARPEASSSTAE